AAGTCTCAGAATTGTTGGGGAAACAATTGCGGTTAATGAATACAATGTAACCATGCACCAATAAACTGTACACGTGTGAAGTGTCTTTTTCCTCATTCCTTATGTTATGTTTGTGCTCACAGCTCAGCCTCCTCCTGGATGGAGTTGTGGGTGCAAGGATTTTCTTTGGATGGATCTGTCGGGACAACCTGTGATGACTTGGGACATGGTGCAGTGTGGAACGCCGCATGCCGCTCCAAAGTAGGCTGGGTTGATCTGTCGTTCCATGGAGGGTCTGGGTAAGTGAATGATGCCTTTTGACTTAAGACAATCCCATGTAAAGAAAATTGTGGATACCAAAGGCTTCAATTGGCTACTTTGCATTTATAGTGGACCTGAATTTATAATGTGAAAAATTGGTATTGCTCTTTTTACTGGAGGCTATTGCATgcaagcaaagccctgcctttcCCAACATTGGTTACTAGATTTGGTATTGCCCTGTGTTGCTGACTCTTTTTTTTCTGGAGGCTGTGACATGGGCAAGTAAAGCCCCTTCTTAACCTACAATAGTTACCAGAGTTGGTATTCCCATGTGTTGCTCCTGTCTCCTCCAAATATGTCCACTAAATTTGTTATTGCCCTATGCtgttgtctcttttttttcctggagttggTACCCTCTGTTCTCCTTCCTGGAGtctctgacataaggaagcaaagccctccCTCAAGTAACAAAGTCAACCAGAGTTTATATTAATCTGTGCTTCACTCTCTTCTTTTTACTGGAGGCTCCAACATGAAAGAGCCTCAATCAACAATGGCCACCAGAGTTGGTATTGCTCTGTTACACTCTGTTCTCCTTCCTGGAGGCTCTAACATGAGGAAGTAAAGCCCTGCCTTAATGAACAATGGCCACCAGAGTTGGTATTGCTCTGTTACCCTCTGTTCTCCTTCCTGGAGGCTCTAACATGAGGAAGTAAAGCCCTGCCTTAATGAGCAATGTCCACTAGAGTTGGAACTTCTCGACTTGGCATGGGAAAACAAAGTCAAGCTCCAACCAACACTAACAACCACAGTTGCAGGAAAAAAATCCCACTTGGGGTCGGTGAAATGACCGCTGCAATGTTGCAATATTGCTAACTCacagtacattttcttttcttacagatgggtctttaatatgtttaaaaattccATGATAGGGCCTATCTATTCCGCCATCAGTTCCCAGGTAGGTGCAGATGTGGAAGGACAACCAATGACAATTCAGGTgataaaattttaatattgaGTTATGGTGTGAATTGTGATTTGTGAAAAgctgtggctttttttctttgcactagATCTGTCCCTCGTTTGGAAAAGCCATCATACAGGTGGAAAAAACGCTGAGCACTCTCCCAGGTAATTAAATTATATCTGCCAACTCTGAATTGAAGTGACATATTACAGCAATGAATTGCATTTAAAGCCATTGGATATTGTGTACTCCTGGAGCTAATAAAGCTCCCAGTGTATTTAGTGATTGAGAAACttacaaaaattactttttgagtTATGACATGCTTATAATAATGGAGCAAATCTCTGTATCTTGCAGTGTCACTTTCAGTGGATTCCGTGTCTGATGTAGAAATCGATCTTGTGGGGCCTCCGCTCATAAGCAACAACAGTTTTGATCTTCTTGTGAGGGTGAATATGACAGAGAGTAGCTAGGTTAAAGATGTAGGGTTTACcatatttaaagagaccctgtcaccaatagGAGCATGTGTATATTTAACTTATTACTTCTCTTGTGTAGACTTCTATAAGCTTTGAAACTGCTTCTAATtggcgccatcttggatgtgatgtcagtagCCCCAGcagactaaggctgcgtacacatgtgcaataattgtcgttggaaacgaacgatccacgagaAATGGTTTGATaagtgttaacaaaaaaagtgcacaacgccTGGTCAACGACACAAACGAACGAGGAATcccgctggaaacgaacgaccaccCCCACAGATCTGactgggcgacgattgttcgtaatctattgtgtgtacggttgttcagtgatcgtagattgtTCTCTGATAAACTTTCCCCTGTATATATCACTTCCtacatcattcaaacgatcgtatccagtgtgtgtacattattggtgtatTGGtgggattatatttaaacaatcgtatcattacagcatgtacagaactgtgcacaattcgatcgttcaaaataatcgggatcATTAATTTTCAAACTAATTATTTCACATGTGTACCTAGTATATGCTCCTACATAGCATCTTTGTAGCTACATAACAGGGTTTTTAGGGAGGAGAAGAGCTGGGCCAGCATAGGTAGAAATAAGACGTTCCCACAAGTGGAGAGGACAACATACAAGAAGGGAGGAGGCTGTGCTAGGGAGTTGATTCTTCCTGGAGtgaataataaataagaaaagcTTAATTTGTGCTTTTCTCTGCAGTTTTttgttggtgacagggtctctttatctGTCTTTCTTATACCTTTCAGGGGGAGTTTGTCGCTCTGTCTCAGCACATGACGCCCTATCGGCCGGAGAAGCTTGTTTTGCCCGATGTAGATTCGCGCATGTTGCTCCTGGCTCTTTCGCAGTTCTCTGCTAACTCAGCTGGCTTTGTGCACTATAAAGTTGggtttttaaagtataatattactGATGACATGGTGAGTATAAATTATTCTAGTTTAATTAAACAAGACATTTGCTAGGACTTGCAAGTGATGTGAGCACGTCATTTATCAAGCATTATGCTGATTGGCAGTTTTAAGGGATTATTAGCAAGCAAAAAATAGAATTCTGATATCTGTGGGTGGttagtaatttattaaaggttcTATTTGGTATCTGatgtaaatataatgtacaaGTCCTGGTGCAATATTTGGATTGGGATTTTCTGCCTTATGGTTGACTTTTCCAGGGCTTCCATCAAAACTTTCTGAGCCCCATACTAGGAAAATTTCCTGGGTCCCCCCCAATGTCTAAGTGTTCCAGCATTGAAAAAGTCAAACTCTTTTTAATAGTGCCCAGTTGCAAAGTGCCTCTTATTCACCCCCTCTGATGGTGATCCTGTGTGCACCCCTTAGATGCCCTATTTGTATACAACCCACCAActaccaccattttttttatggttCAATTAATACAACCTAATCGGGACATCATTAcctgttaccgtatttttcggactataagacgctccggcctataagacgcacccaattttaaaggagaaaaacctagaaaaaaaagagagtatgattttttttaattaccggtatatttaacgtgtattcggtgtataagacgcacccacttttcccccccagttttggggaagaaaaagtgcgtcttatagtccgaaaaatacggtatttggaAGGTGGGTGTGAACTTGGACCACCCCCAGAATAGTGACTTTATATAGCTTAAGTCTCCCTACATCTCtgcactttttatattaaatgacCAGAATGGAAGATGCAGTTGTACATTATGGTGAATGTAGGTGGTTGTGGTGCTGTATACCCTCCTTATCATTGCAACTCTATTCACCAAGAATCGCAGATTGTACTATCTATAGCCAACAACAGTTCCAGCAACTGCCTATGTAGGTACAATGTAATCTATAAAATAATGATTGCTACCCTTAAAGACTGCATAGGCTTCATTGCAAAGCTGAGTGATCTATGATATTACAGTACCAGATCCATACCCCTGGCAATCAGATTCATTAGGTAATGGCAGCAAAATAAggatcacaataaaaaatgtcttgtgcttttttttagatCCCGAAGTCTTCCCCAATACGGCTAAATATGAAAAGTTTACAAATCTTTGCACCAGAGGTAAGAAGTTACCTGTTGCCTCTGAAGGTCGCATTGTGAGACGTAGCTTATAAAGAAATAAGATATTTCTGCATTGCTTAGATTGTTGGGGTTGCTGTATTATTGAGGGGTAGTTGTAGTGTTTGGAACTTAGACTTATAACTCCATGATCAGATCACCACCAGATCTCTAAATGTTGAAATATGAATCTcgtagtttttaattttaatacgcacacaaaagaaaataaaaagagcaTGATGACATGTTACAGAAACAGCAGTACTAGGTCTTGCTTTCAGGATTCCTTTATCCCAGAACTtcttattttttacctttcagcTGCTCACTCGGTACCCCGATTCACCACCACTACTGCTGCAGGTCTCGGCCCGCTCGGCTCCCACCGTGACCTGTCTACTGGACTCACTAACGGTGCAAGGTTCTGCCGACATCGATGTCTTCGCTATGTATACTGACCGGCCACTCATCTCCCTATTCCAGTTACAAGCAGTAAGTTTTATAAAGGAGTAGAGAGCAGATATTCTGTTTATCAATTTGTGTTGGGTGTGAGAAGGTAACGGGGGAATTCCATATAGGAGGAGGTAGGGGAAGTCTACAGAATAGGAGCTAAGAGAAGCGCCAACTGGAAGACATATTGGAATTATATGGGGATGGAGAACAATGGCAGAAAGAAGAAATAATCCAAGTCcatggaggaagaagaagagggtATAGGTAAGTGATTTgataaagaggaaagaaaagtgaCCAAAGTAAGATTAGTAAAGTGAAAAAAGGAAGGGACTGGAGAAAGAGATAAGGCAAAATGACTCAACATAGGACTAGGAGTAGGGTGTGTCTGGAATGAAAAGAACAATGGCTGAAAGAAGATAAGTATCTGGTACAACAAACAAGGTGAACAAGAGACAGACTGGAAGTTAAGCTATACACTTCCATTGGTTCTCGCctgaatctgaagtgtgtacagcgtgcgtcgttcatcgtccgaacgactgtcctggcagatccatgaatgatgaacgacgaacgatcgtaatgcaagtgaagtgggagagcgcagcagggtgccactctgtcgttctcccccacccctctgcatagagcagaacggtgctgtatgtacaacattcgttcatgcatcgtgcaataatagtcgttggaaaagattgtgaaagatcctttccaactactgtaattgcaagtgtgtatgcggctttagaggAAAAGAAGGTTTCTAGGGAAATTTAGCATTAAGTAAAGTGTTTAGAATAAGAGGTAAATGGAAGTATCAGTAAGAAGTAACTTCAGTTAGAGGTAAGGGTAGTGTCTTAAGGAAGATTAAACAAAATAATCTGTAAGTAGAATTAAGGGAAGTGCCTGGAGGAATAGGTAAAGGAAGATTCTGGAGGAATAGGTAAAGGAAGATTCTGGAGGAATAGGATTCTGGAGGAATAGGTAAAGGAAGATTCTGGAGGAATAGGGAAAGGAAGATTCTGGAGGAATAGGTAAAGGAAGATTCTGGAGGAATAGGTAAATGAAGATTCTGGAGGAATGGGGAAAGGAAGATTCTGGAGGAATAGGTAAAGGAAGATTCTGGAGTAAACAGTAAGGGAAAAGTCTGTAAGAAGAGCTAATTCACTCATCACTGAATATAATTCAGTACATTGTATCTATATAACACTGCAAATACAATGACATTATTCTTTCTTCTCAGGATTTCCTCATCGGCGTTGATCTTGTTTTATCTGAAGAGACTGTGGGAGCGACAATATCTGTGGGAAAGTGAGCTTCTCCTATTATTGGcctatctatatatttttattacttcataGGAACCTAATGACCGTTATAAAAATATGATCAGGATATTTGGAACAATGCCCAGCAACCTGATCTGACCTGGGAATAATTACAATGTGGTAAAATAGTGGTGGGTGGGAGATTCCCCAATAGCTGACCCTCTGTCCagtaatctaataaaatatttcgCTTATAATGGCAGTTTACACATAGCAAACTACAAACTAATAATTGTTCCAAATATCCTAAATTCTGTACCATTGCAGGGACCTTAACATTTATAGTTGTGCTTGGGATTAGTAGCTCTGCTGCAAAAATTGGCAAAACCATCATCACCGTGACCCTGGCAGCACTATTATTGTAGTGTAAGTGAGAAGAAGGTAGGAAAAGGAAGATACAAGGACACTAACGGTTGCTGGTGGTGGCGACACCAGCAACTTCCTCAGGACAAATGATAAGGTAGATTCTCTCCAACACAAATAGCGTTATTAGTGTGTTGTAAAATCGATACATAAAAATCCATAGCTGCAGATTGTGATATTAATATAGCCTAATTCCTACAACCAGTTCTGTATTTCTGACCAAATCCCAACACTTCTCACTCACATCCGTGATTTAAcacctatttatttaataatttaaaagttcctctttatccagagccaagaaTGGATCAATATGAACTTTCCATGAACCGGTATAATAACTTGTGAACATATGCTGGATTGGCCTACATTAAATTCAGCTTTGATCCCATTCCTGCAAATTAAATATTGACCGATGTGTGTCTGGTAAGAATTGTAAATGGGTTTTAGGAATTAAGTTCAACCGAGCTGTTGTCTACAAAACACAACATAAGATAGGCACCCAAAACGTGTGAACATCGCCAAGATAGTCACCTAAAAATCTGCATGGAGGGTGCTGCAAATTTTACCCttaattcagacatttttttattctgctgttaCTCAAAGAGAAAAGTTTGTTTCCTCTGGGCTGACTTTCAGCATTTACAGGGACCAAGAGAAGATTTTGTGTGAAGCTTCATTTCCTAAAGTGCTGTGGCACTGGGGGGGCATTGATCACAATAGAAACAAATTCAGCATCTTAAAGTATTTTGATTGGTcactatagagcaggggtgtcaaactctggcccgggggccaaatatGGCCCCCATTGTCCTTTTtgttggcccccaaaggaatcctaaatatgaactgcagctggcccgccgctgcattgaaatagcgccgctactacaattcccggcatcactcgtgtctaaagaccagcgggctctctgcctatgtgtctGCCTCTGCCTAacaatgccaggaattttagtagcggtgctatttcaatgaagagagagtttcAGCAGCGAGCCaatcataagatttagctccgcactggccacgtctggcatttccagcactccccctcagcttttccttgctactccaaggcatggacttgaatggttggattttcacagacgaatattgttattattattgttagcctgtgcaaaaaggttaccattgaaatttaactcagaaggctacaaatagagaaagaggctaagattttttctttaataaaattaaaaaaaaatttttatgccttttgctttaggaaaaacttcctcaattttttcaataaatttcaaggttggctcgtgactttgtctaagtttttgattttggccctctgtgtatttgagtttgacacccctgctatagagcAACACttgaaggaagaagaagaataaaaaacgAAGTCTGAAAACTTTTGGAAGTTCCCCATTGACAAATATATATCTGATCTACCTTCTAAGGGTCATTTCAAACCCATGGTAGATCGCAGCATTCTGCCATGATCTCAGCTGCAGACCCAACCTCTACCATTCAAGTGGGAAAAGTTGGCAACAAAATCAACATGGCCCTGTTTGACGATTTGCATCGTAGCtgcatgcaaatctggttacccgcAGTGTGGTTTGGCGCTCCAACTTTGCTGTTCACCTGAGCTGCCAACCACTGCAAGAGCCCAAATGGATCAggttctgatttttattttaggaccCCTTTCAGACTTTTAATTAGCAACTGTGCTGTTAAATGTGTGATAAATGTCTGATTCAATCTCCTTTCTTTACAGTTTCTCGTTGTCCCTGATTCACTCCAATGTAGGAACGGTGAAGGTAAGTTTTATCTTTGCAGTGAGTTGACTTTATGGCACATTGCCTCCATGTTTCTGCACTTTGaacatattaaagagaacctgttaagTCAAAAATATAGAAGCTGTTGTGTTCCTAATAATGTGAGCCTATTACCAAATAGAAAAAGTTGATCTAAAGTGCCCCATAGGAAGTCGGTTTATATTTGTGAGACTGACTTGAAGCTAGCGTAGAAAACAATTGATTTGGATTCCCACACCTTTCCCTTATGAATTATGAGGCTGTGGTGTGCAGTAAAAAGTGACCATTTTACAGGTAAGACTGGGTGCTTATGGCTGGGGTCACACAGAGAATATTGCTGGATCAGagctgcaggtaagtattggACCAGGTGGGCAGCACTTGGGTGGGAGGAGAAATCAGGTGCAAGGTGATCTCTCCTTGGTCTGTGATTGGTCATCTTTACACTTTTGTGATTTTGCTACTGCAAATCTAGATATGATGGGTTGTGTGACGCAgcatttctcttctgcaataaaaagctgccTGTACACAATCATTTTTTGAAACTGTTTTCTTTTCGAGAAAACCCTGACCATTGGAAGCATCACCTGCCAGAGGTTTAGGTTTTTTCCCCgagtttttttgcagaaagtagCAGCATAGGGGATTCCTATACAATGCTTGATGTCCTTTTTTTATGACATCAGTGTTTGTTATCCTTGTTGGTGTATGTAAAACATTCTATATATTGATAAACTATATTGGGTCCCATCACTTATttgacttgacttttttttaatgtttatattctgCCGCTTTCTGAAATAGAAGAACGAGTAGTTTAGTATGTGAGCGGAGGTTGTAGCGCAGAGGGTAAGAGCTCTGATTGGTCTGATGGAGATCTGAGTTCAAATCCCACTGAGGGTGCCTTGTGTGTCCCTGGTGCTGTGCAGTGCCTGAGCCCCCTGGTGGTGGAATGGGGTAGTGGGAATGTTTCAGACCCTCTACTCTGTCCCACTAATAGGGGTTCAGGTACAGTACCTGgatgatgtgtatatatatatatatgtatgtggtgAGGCCAATAAAAACCTAAGTCCCACTTTTCGAATGGGCTGCCCCGGTAAGACAGCCCATTCTAATTATATTTGTTGCAGTGATCACAGACCATGGACCGAAAGAGGCGGGGGGTCCACAACCTAATGTGATGCCCACATATGTTACAGGCCTGTGGGGGCCCGGGACTGGAGCAGACTGGTGGGTTGTCCATGGCCTCCAAGCTTTCACTCAGCGATTCGAGCTCGAGTCTACTGCGCTTTTATATATTTGCACTTGGGGTTTTCAGCGCATTCATGGTATCGCCCTTGGGATCTGCAGCACTTAGGTGGATTTGAACTTGTGTGTACGGCGCCCTGGGTCAATGCTCTTATCCACTGAGCTACTTGCTTCTGCTCAACAGCTCGTGTGTCCGTTCTCATACTTAAGGTGTAAAACGTTCTTACATATTCATATAGAAGAATCGGGATTTGAACAAGCCACTCCGAATTCCTGCTGTGCCATGGACTGGTTACTAATGTCCTGACCCAACCAACTTCTTGAACATCAAGATGGTAAATCCAGACTTTGTTAGTGGATTGCAATCACTGATTACATCCAAACATGAGATTTCATCCCAAAATTTCTGCTGGCTGTAAACTAAACCCCCGGCCCAGAGCTGCAGGTAACCCAGTGACCTTACTGGGATCATAGGATCTTAGACATTTATTCCGTCTTTGGGCTGTGATATccatagaaaattatttaaacc
This Pyxicephalus adspersus chromosome 6, UCB_Pads_2.0, whole genome shotgun sequence DNA region includes the following protein-coding sequences:
- the LOC140332963 gene encoding bactericidal permeability-increasing protein-like, which translates into the protein MKAVLIFSFAFVLSEAKNTDPGVIGRLTLKGLQYGLQVGLQELHKQLPTIHIPDVDGSVSVAVLGHVRYYVSELQIKTVDFSHSNLTFCPNTGINISIQHGRIQIVGHIRIKSWLFSASSWMELWVQGFSLDGSVGTTCDDLGHGAVWNAACRSKVGWVDLSFHGGSGWVFNMFKNSMIGPIYSAISSQICPSFGKAIIQVEKTLSTLPVSLSVDSVSDVEIDLVGPPLISNNSFDLLVRGEFVALSQHMTPYRPEKLVLPDVDSRMLLLALSQFSANSAGFVHYKVGFLKYNITDDMIPKSSPIRLNMKSLQIFAPELLTRYPDSPPLLLQVSARSAPTVTCLLDSLTVQGSADIDVFAMYTDRPLISLFQLQADFLIGVDLVLSEETVGATISVGNFSLSLIHSNVGTVKVDTMQKTLNVAMKILLPILNGRLKKIIPLPSILRLQNPVVRVLQGYIVIMTDLQATLRHDDNFLDFSNLFDGRSFELFLKYYLEEKNYERLLQKMMGY